The following proteins are co-located in the Microplitis demolitor isolate Queensland-Clemson2020A chromosome 3, iyMicDemo2.1a, whole genome shotgun sequence genome:
- the LOC103570553 gene encoding ATP synthase subunit delta, mitochondrial, whose translation MATLARTLRPVFRCLRSQTRSYAEASGNEMKFTFAGANQVFYDNVSIRQVDVPSFSGSFGILPKHVPTLAVLKPGVVTVYQDDGSTKKVFVSSGTVTINEDSSVQILAEEAHPVENIDNSAARDILSKAQQQLNSASSDKDKAEAAIAVEVAEALVQASA comes from the exons ATGGCAACACTAGCGAGAACTCTTCGGCCAGTTTTTCGGTGTCTCCGAAGTCAAACAAGATCTTATGCCGAAGCATCTGGAAATGAGATGAAATTCACATTTGCTGGTGCTAACCAA GTTTTCTATGACAATGTTAGTATTCGTCAAGTAGACGTTCCTTCATTCTCTGGGTCATTTGGTATTTTACCTAAACACGTACCCACCTTGGCTGTTCTTAAACCTGGAGTTGTAACAGTTTATCAAGATGATGGTTCaactaaaaaagtatttgtgtCTTCTGGAACCGTTACCATAAATGAAGATTCTAGCgttcaa attttagCTGAAGAAGCACATCCTGTTGAAAATATCGACAATTCAGCAGCAAGAGATATTCTAAGCAAAGCTCAGCAACAATTAAATTCAGCTTCATCAGACAAAGATAAAGCTGAAGCTGCTATTGCCGTTGAAGTTGCAGAAGCATTAGTCCAAGCATCTgcttaa
- the LOC103570554 gene encoding nuclear cap-binding protein subunit 1 has protein sequence MSRRRAHDDDDGYDRAYKKRRRVSENQEIEDRLESLIIRVGEKSSSSLESNLEGLASVLEADLGIFRSKILRILTDCAMKMPEKCTVYTTLVGLLNAKNFNFGGEFVDHMVKNLKESLKNCQWDAARYSLRFLADLINCHVLSCVSLMQLFDNMLETANEDGVPQVRRDWYVFCVLSTLPWVGRELYEKKEQELDHLMTTIEIFINKRSKKHQPALRVWSSDTPHPQEDYLDCLWAQIRKLRQNNWAEKHILRPYLAFDSILCEALHHNLPTLLPPPHHESYLYPLPTVVFRMFDYTDCPAEGPALPGSHAIERFLIEEHLRQIIDNFYFERKHCAANLLSFPYKTKIPLEYCIVEVIFGELFKLPTPKYLEIAYGSILIELCKLQPSTMPQVLAQATEILFRRIDSMAAASFDRFVWWFAYHLSNFQFRWSWEDWDSCLQRESEHPRPKFVREVLLKVLRLSYHQKIRDMMPENYADLIPAVPEPIFKFASKGAGSLPGTVAASELVASIRRKCTPEEALNILNGLPGQSENEETNSFNPLKIEVFVQTLLHLGCKSFSHSFAAISKYHYVFKVLAETEESQICILQNMFALWKNHHQMLVVLTDKLLKTGIIECSTVAKWIFSKEMESEFTKVYVWEILHLTIRKKNQHVIKLSKELAEAKEKLRRNERGSGSSSEEDESNKDSERPSEDAVESMEEKLEAAESDQKNLFLIIFHGFTMILSDRVDYNTHWYKWTIGRLQQVFLAHHEQVMKYSSTLKSLVFAGDTDPHILDVFHQFISLRA, from the coding sequence atgagtcgCAGACGAGCTCACGATGATGACGACGGATATGATCGTGCTTACAAAAAACGTCGCCGGGTATCAGAAAATCAAGAAATCGAAGATCGCCTGGAATCTCTTATTATACGAGTGGGTGAAAAATCATCCTCATCATTGGAAAGTAATTTGGAAGGACTGGCATCTGTTTTGGAAGCTGACCTGGGTATTTTTCGTAGTAAAATACTACGAATTCTTACAGACTGTGCTATGAAAATGCCTGAGAAATGTACCGTCTATACAACTCTTGTTGGGTTACTCAAtgccaaaaatttcaatttcggAGGAGAGTTCGTTGATCACAtggtgaaaaatttgaaagaatcattgaaaaattgtcAGTGGGATGCTGCGAGATATTCTTTACGTTTTCTAGCTGACTTGATAAATTGTCATGTTTTATCATGCGTTTCTTTGATGCAATTATTTGACAACATGTTGGAAACAGCTAATGAAGATGGTGTACCTCAAGTTCGACGTGATTGGTACGTATTTTGTGTTTTATCAACTTTACCTTGGGTAGGTAGAGaattatacgaaaaaaaagaacagGAATTAGATCATTTGATGACAACTATCgagatatttattaacaaaagaAGCAAGAAACATCAGCCTGCGTTAAGAGTTTGGTCAAGTGATACTCCTCATCCTCAGGAAGATTATCTAGATTGTCTTTGGGCTCAAATAAGAAAACTGCGGCAAAATAATTGGGCGGAAAAGCATATTCTTCGGCCTTATCTTGCATTTGATTCTATTTTGTGTGAAGCATTGCATCACAATTTACCAACACTCCTACCACCACCTCATCACGAGTCATACTTGTATCCTCTACCTACTGTTGTCTTCAGAATGTTTGATTACACAGATTGTCCTGCTGAAGGACCAGCATTACCTGGTAGCCATGCCAttgaaagatttttaattgaagaaCATTTACGccaaattattgataatttttactttgaacGTAAACATTGCGCTGCTAATTTACTTAGTTTTccatacaaaacaaaaataccaTTAGAATATTGCATTGTTGAGGTAATATTTGGTGAATTATTCAAACTGCCGACtccaaaatatttagaaatagcTTACGGTTCGATTTTAATTGAACTGTGTAAATTGCAACCGTCTACAATGCCACAAGTTTTGGCTCAAGCAACAGAAATACTTTTCCGGCGCATTGATAGTATGGCTGCTGCTTCATTTGACCGATTTGTTTGGTGGTTTGCGTATCATTTgagtaattttcaatttcgaTGGTCTTGGGAAGACTGGGATTCATGTTTACAACGCGAATCAGAACATCCAAGACCTAAATTTGTTCGTGAAGTTTTACTAAAAGTTCTTCGACTGTcttatcatcaaaaaattcgaGACATGATGCCAGAAAATTACGCAGACTTGATTCCTGCTGTACCTGAacctatttttaaatttgcatcAAAAGGTGCTGGTTCACTGCCTGGTACAGTAGCAGCCAGTGAGCTCGTAGCGTCAATAAGACGTAAATGTACACCTGAAGAAGctcttaatatattaaatggaTTACCTGGACAAAGTGAAAATGAAGAAACCAACAGCTTCAATCCATTGAAAATCGAAGTTTTTGTTCAGACTTTATTACATCTTGGATGCAAAAGTTTTAGTCACAGTTTTGCAGCAATCAGCAAATATCATTACGTTTTCAAAGTTCTTGCTGAAACAGAGGAATctcaaatttgtattttacaaaatatgtTTGCTCTATGGAAAAATCATCATCAAATGCTGGTTGTATTGACAGACAAGCTTTTGAAAACTGGTATAATAGAATGTAGTACTGTAGCTAAATGgatattttcaaaagaaatggAAAGTGAATTTACAAAAGTATACGTTTGGGAAATTCTTCATCTTactattcgtaaaaaaaatcaacatgtcattaaattatctaaagaACTTGCTGAagctaaagaaaaattacgaaGAAATGAACGAGGTTCAGGATCATCATCAGAAGAAGACGAGTCAAATAAAGATTCCGAACGACCATCAGAAGATGCCGTTGAAAGCATGGAAGAAAAATTGGAAGCTGCTGAAtcagatcaaaaaaatttattccttattattttCCATGGATTTACAATGATTTTATCTGACAGAGTTGACTACAACACTCATTGGTATAAGTGGACTATTGGAAGACTTCAACAAGTATTTCTGGCCCATCATGAGCAAGTTATGAAGTATTCGTCAACATTAAAAAGTCTTGTGTTTGCTGGAGATACTGACCCTCATATTTTAGAtgtttttcatcaatttatttcattgcgagcataa
- the LOC103570556 gene encoding putative uncharacterized protein DDB_G0291812: MATWESDKFSDHLNSVGIDNNFDGVLITHDLQDCLDDSLDLSNFDKVYDQSVISFNNDNEKYNDEDASYISKLSDDSSGYIHHTISPNEIYMRIHPGQDDFMPDDPSHATITIESTDPDTNQKHISRYECKYDGCSRTYSTVGNLRTHMKTHKGEFRFKCAEPNCGKAFLTSYSLKIHVRVHTKVKPFECNHNGCEKAFNTLYRLRAHQRLHSGNTFNCEETGCVKFFTTLSDLKKHTRTHTQERPYKCREKGCGKAFTASHHLKTHKRTHTGERPYTCSYDHCQRSFTTPHSLKSHMKTHKKIIDGETRKDELSTMKSVNETKPSASAIFTLINSNNTNMPYETNNNNNNNNNNNNNNNNNEIENNNTILHIDSLNDNLNFDLPNPNIEQINSTNNILVETGFLTNDKIIDDHLTKDNFNNNDTYEKLNIFIDNICVQDRNKLDQLVLSTDTLLESSGKPNSPPLNLEQKIIRDGIQNTIEQLTEISETQDNIFDNLKTNNNNNNKNIDINKSCQLFDEDNFQGLNFPTSETNLLPQIIDNEHQSEAVELAIASEEEIPSPWIDVMALEAAPPALRTESWEQVNAFPTAVHSLVDLIGPEPYPLELKNKLETTETVNKITTEFTVSPKITTVNENNSITIKSTNKINNNNNNNNNNNNNNNNNKSERNILQEITADADICKCIDCKCNETNNCQNCSTELSDFNKKIDDLPELNIVNEIVECLQRQCAGDSNVSDDNSESCCVVICLKTLQKLQRVFKQNCCREIERTGCCNKQTERSNLSFTIGKSQLANNQ, encoded by the exons ATGGCGACGTGGGAGAGTGATAAATTTTCGGATCATTTAAATTCCGTTggtattgataataattttgatggtGTTCTTATAACACATGATTTACAGGATTGTTTGGATGACAGTCTTgatctttcaaattttgataaagtTTATGATCAATCggttatttcatttaataacgataatgaaaaatataacgaTGAAGATGCCTCTTATATTTCGAAATTGTCTGATGACAGCTCAGg atATATACATCATACAATCAGCccaaatgaaatttatatgcGAATACATCCAGGACAAGATGATTTTATGCCGGACGATCCATCTCATGCAACTATTACTATCGAGAGTACTGATCCAGATACCAATCAAAAACACATTAGTCGTTATGAATGTAAATATGACGGCTGTTCACGTACATACAGTACTGTTGGTAACTTGAGGACTCATATGAAAACACACAAAG GTGAATTTCGTTTTAAATGTGCTGAACCAAATTGCGGCAAGGCTTTTCTTACATCCTACAGTCTTAAAATTCACGTACGAGTACATACTAAAGTTAAACCATTTGAATGTAATCACAATGGCTGTGAAAAAGCATTCAATACTTTGTATAGACTACGAGCACACCAAAGATTACACAGTGGTAATACATTTAATTGTGAAGAAACTGGAtgcgttaaattttttacaacacTAAGTGATCTTAAAAAACATACACGCACTCACACTCAAGAACGACCATACaa gTGTAGAGAAAAAGGATGCGGAAAAGCATTTACTGCATCGCATCATTTGAAAACTCACAAGAGAACTCATACTGGAGAAAGACCTTACACGTGTTCGTATGATCATTGCCAAAGATCATTTACTACTCCGCATAGTTTAAAAAGCCATATGAagacacataaaaaaattatcgatggagag aCACGAAAAGATGAATTGTCGACCATGAAATCCGTAAATGAAACAAAACCTTCAGCTTCAGctatatttactttaattaatagtaataatacaaatatgccgtatgaaacaaataataataataataataataataataataataataataataataataatgaaatcgaaaataataatacaatattaCATATCGATTCTttgaatgataatttaaatttcgatttgCCAAATCCAAATatagaacaaataaatagtacaaataatatattagtAGAAACAGgatttttaacaaatgataaaataattgatgatcATTTGAccaaagataattttaataataatgacacatatgaaaaattaaatatttttatagataatattTGTGTACAAGATAGAAATAAGCTAGACCAATTGGTATTGTCTACTGATACTTTATTGGAAAGTTCAGGAAAACCAAATTCTCCACCATTAAAtttagaacaaaaaataatacgcGATGGTATACAAAATACTATTGAACAATTAACTGAAATATCAGAGACACaggataatatttttgataatttaaaaacaaataataataacaataataaaaatattgacattaACAAATCATGTCAATTGTTTGATGAAGACAATTTTCAGGGACTTAATTTTCCAACGAGTGAAACAAACTTATTACCTCAAATAATTGATAACGAACATCAATCAGAGGCAGTTGAATTAGCGATTGCATCTGAAGAAGAGATTCCATCACCTTGGATTGATGTTATGGCATTAGAAGCAGCACCACCGGCATTAAGAACAGAATCTTGGGAACAAGTTAATGCATTTCCTACTGCTGTTCATTCACTTGTTGATTTAATTGGTCCAGAACCATATCcgcttgaattaaaaaataaattagagacTACAGAaactgttaataaaataacaactgAATTTACAGTATCACCAAAGATAACTActgttaatgaaaataatagtattacaataaaaagtaccaataaaattaataataataataataataataataataataataataataataataataacaaaagtGAGAGAAATATATTGCAAGAAATAACAGCTGATGCAGATATATGTAAGTGCATTGATTGTAAATGCAATGAAACAAATAACTGTCAAAATTGCTCTACAGAATTGTcggattttaataaaaaaatagacgaTTTACCAGAGCTAAATATTGTCAATGAAATTGTTGAATGTTTACAGCGTCAATGTGCAGGTGATAGTAATGTATCTGATGATAACAGTGAATCTTGCTGTGTTGTAATATGTTTAAAAACATTGCAAAAACTCCAGCGagtatttaaacaaaattgttGCAGAGAAATAGAACGAACTGGGTGTTGTAATAAACAGACTGAACGTTCTAATTTATCGTTTACAATTGGTAAAAGTCAGTTGGCTAATAATcagtag
- the LOC103570552 gene encoding sal-like protein 1 — translation MVMSIEPMEKIPLFYNYNRSNSHKLPRQRHRVIAAAYLPTDVSTEIIKDVDLQENNVPVVHYINVAHRDGRLYCVDSPVNASYWLKLITIANDVHSENVVLVKTSDGVYLKTIKLIHPGEPLMMWFNLQLLEIMNIPIYLSPVNMVQKDNSYRCHICDRLFAYPNPLKMHLALDCGKLDQSYLWNKLVNKYLKFPLDKFRIELPREFEYQMLSMQHQTKKSLHSIDMKHPRVKPSLRHYTPTSTSSFSIAEIPSTTPVTDAPSSSSEQTSPNTSINLSLEIPKSPATLDNVALNSAFKPYPSNHNLTMTDTRTHDLIPRSDLPFDYPHPLNALFQASLRSSVPMPNVTNEAQAAEMETFISNLGRSKEGHYCIWCRKVYSRKYGLKIHLRTHTGFKPLKCKVCLRPFGDPSNLNKHVRLHAEGGETPYKCDLCGKVLVRRRDLERHIKSRHQDNEYASSPSPRQSLLDA, via the exons ATGGTAATGAGTATTGAACCGATGGAAAAGATTcccttattttataattataatcgcAGCAATTCTCATAAGCTTCCAAGACAACGTCATCGAGTAATAGCTGCAGCATATTTGCCCACTGATGTATCTactgaaattattaaagacGTTGATCTTCAAGAAAATAATGTTCCTGTTGTTCACTAT atcAACGTTGCGCACCGAGATGGCAGGTTATATTGCGTCGATAGTCCAGTAAATGCATCTTATtggttaaaattaataactatagCAAATGATGTTCATAGCGAAAACGTAGTCTTGGTAAAAACCAGTGATGGCgtttatttgaaaactattaaattaattcatccGGGTGAACCATTAATGATGTGGTTCAATCTACAGTTActtgaaataatgaatattcCTATATATTTGTCACCAGTTAATATGGTACAAAAAGACAATTCTTATAGATGTCATATTTGTGATCGATTATTTGCGTATCCAAATCCACTAAAAATGCATCTCGCACTTGATTGTGGTAAATTAGATCAAAGTTATTTATGGAATAAACTAGTGAACAAATACTTGAAATTTCCTTTAGATAAATTTAGGATAGAACTTCCAAGAGAATTCGAATATCAAATGCTTTCAATGCAacatcaaacaaaaaaatcattacatAGTATCGATATGAAGCACCCAAGAGTAAAGCCATCATTAAGACATTACACGCCAACATCGACATCAAGTTTTTCTATTGCTGAAATTCCGTCAACAACACCAGTAACTGATGCACCATCCAGTTCATCGGAGCAAACATCACCGaatacatcaattaatttatctttagaAATTCCTAAATCTCCAGCAACTCTTGATAATGTTGCTCTTAATTCAGCATTTAAGCCTTATCCTTCTAATCATAATCTTACTATGACAGATACAAGAACTCATGATTTAATACCACGTAGTGATCTACCATTTGATTATCCTCATCCTCTAAATGCCCTTTTCCAAGCAAGTTTACGATCGTCAGTACCAATGCCGAATGTTACAAATGAAGCTCAAGCAGCAGAAATGGAAACATTTATTAGCAATCTTGGACGATCAAAAGAAGGACATTACTGTATATGGTGTCGTAAAGTTTATTCACGAAAATATGGATTGAAAATTCACTTACGAACACATACTGGCTTTAAACCGTTAAAATGTAAAGTTTGTTTGCGTCCTTTTGGAGATCCTAGTAATCTTAATAAGCATGTTAGATTACATGCCGAAGGTGGTGAAACACCGTACAAATGTGATCTATGCGGAAAAGTTCTCGTAAGACGAAGAGATCTTGAAAGACATATTAAGTCTAGACATCAAGACAATGAATATGCCTCCAGTCCATCGCCACGTCAATCTTTACTTGACGCATAA
- the LOC103568710 gene encoding pyridoxal kinase, with product MISNQELRVLSIQSHVVSGYVGNKSATFPLQLLGFEVDAINSVQLSNHTGYKVTKGDILNDKNLSQLVDGLVANDLHHYSHLLTGYVGSASFLEQIAQLIPVLKKKNPNLIYLCDPVLGDDGKLYVPEELIEIYKKKIVPLADIITPNQFELELLTDKKITTIDDVKIAMKYLYEQGPKTVVVSSIDINDDLTAIAGKSKDEKMIKIDIPKIPLSYVGSGDLFAALFLAHSTLQSNLKEALEKTINTLHAVLLKTMENVSVYQNRNAQEARKKELRLIQSKHIIENPPMKLKADLL from the exons atgattagtAATCAAGAGTTACGTGTTTTATCAATTCAAAGTCATGTGGTATCGGGATATGTTGGTAATAAAAGTGCGACATTTCCGTTGCAG ctACTGGGATTCGAAGTTGATGCCATAAATTCTGTACAATTATCAAATCATACTGGTTACAAAGTCACTAAAGGAGATATtcttaatgataaaaatttga gTCAGTTAGTTGACGGATTAGTCGCAAATGATTTGCATCACTACAGTCATTTACTTACTGGATATGTTGGATCAGCTTCATTTCTTGAACAGATTGCACAATTAATTCCggtattaaagaaaaaaaaccctAATCTTATTTACT TATGCGATCCAGTTCTAGGGGATGATGGAAAGTTATATGTACCTGAagaattaatagaaatttataaaaaaaaaattgtcccTTTGGCTGACATTATAACACCAAATCAATTTGAATTGga attattaactgataaaaaaataacgacaATAGATGATGTGAAAATTgctatgaaatatttatatgaacaaGGACCAAAAACAGTTGTTGTATCATCAATAGACATCAATGATGATTTGACAGCCATTGCTGGAAAATCcaaag atgaaaaaatgattaaaattgacATTCCTAAAATTCCATTAAGTTATGTTGGCTCGGGTGATCTTTTTGCTGCATTATTTCTCGCTCATTCAACTTtgcaaagtaatttaaaagaagctttggaaaaaacaattaatacaTTGCATGCTGTACTTTTGAAAACAATGGAAAATGTATCAG tATATCAAAATAGAAATGCACAAGaagcaagaaaaaaagaattacgcttaattcaaagtaaacatattattgaaaatcctccaatgaaattaaaagctgatttattataa